The Tepidisphaeraceae bacterium genome includes a window with the following:
- a CDS encoding sigma-70 family RNA polymerase sigma factor, with protein sequence MATAAVQSGLQLYLRSINESPLLTADEEKTLGRRIVNDNDPAARERMVRSNLRLVVNIAKHYVGRGLSLPDLIEEGNIGLLKAVEGFDPENGSRFSTYASWWIKQAIKRALINSVQPIHIPAYMVELMTQFKQAMRQLEDRLGRLPSIDELSAHLKMSPKKLKIIRKAVKAYHSPTQVASDDGELTINDLVADTHNPTPDQEVCDSDELRQLGDLLAAIDDRASNILKLRYGLTGEDPLTLKEIGERIGLTRERVRQIEHEALRKLRDAMMAGVN encoded by the coding sequence ATGGCGACAGCCGCGGTCCAATCTGGTCTCCAGCTTTACCTCCGCTCGATCAACGAGTCCCCACTCTTGACGGCCGATGAGGAGAAGACGCTCGGTCGTCGCATCGTTAACGACAACGACCCCGCCGCCCGTGAACGCATGGTGCGGTCGAACCTGCGCCTGGTCGTCAACATCGCTAAACACTACGTCGGGCGTGGCCTGTCGCTGCCCGATCTGATCGAAGAAGGAAACATTGGCCTGCTGAAGGCGGTCGAAGGCTTCGACCCTGAGAACGGTAGCCGGTTCAGCACCTACGCCAGCTGGTGGATCAAGCAGGCGATCAAGCGTGCCCTGATCAACAGTGTGCAGCCGATCCACATCCCGGCGTACATGGTCGAGCTGATGACCCAGTTCAAGCAGGCGATGCGCCAGCTGGAAGACCGCCTCGGTCGCCTGCCGAGCATCGATGAGCTGTCGGCTCATCTGAAGATGTCGCCGAAGAAGCTGAAGATCATCCGCAAGGCCGTGAAGGCGTATCACTCGCCCACCCAGGTCGCGAGCGACGACGGTGAGCTGACGATCAACGATCTGGTCGCCGATACGCACAACCCGACCCCCGATCAGGAGGTCTGCGATAGCGACGAGCTGCGCCAGCTGGGCGACCTGCTGGCCGCCATCGACGACCGCGCCAGCAACATCCTCAAGCTCCGCTACGGCCTCACCGGTGAGGACCCGCTGACCCTGAAGGAGATTGGCGAACGCATCGGTCTGACCCGCGAACGTGTCCGCCAGATCGAACACGAAGCCCTCCGCAAGCTCCGCGACGCGATGATGGCCGGTGTGAACTAG
- a CDS encoding HAMP domain-containing sensor histidine kinase, with translation MNQRSMDLLKYRSFPGIGAAVRACADQVVEAWLQIAKENVPAAGGLTADELRDHLAMTLRGMAETLESDQPMTLAELMDKATIHGDVRFDQRYNLSELLTEYSLIRPILIDHVNEFMDRPMDATEIVALNLSVDVAVKQGVLAFASHQKAQLEAGANSRAKYLSFLSHDLRGGLNGTLLMIEVLRRELKNHEQFAESVQDLEAMRRSILDTVGTMDRFLHAEKLRNGKIQPRLGQVNLHHLVRDIVSQLSWTAKEKGVTVEPKLDGDGMVTSDRELLVLIVQNLMSNAIKYCKGQVSLTVTKHDSGNTIIAVCDNGPGIAAEFLSKMFAPYARGDTHGEAGNGLGLFIARQSADLLGAKLWGESTVGQGSRFYVEIPEPKAVAMA, from the coding sequence GTGAATCAGCGTTCGATGGATCTTTTGAAGTACCGCAGTTTTCCGGGCATCGGGGCGGCGGTGCGGGCGTGTGCCGATCAGGTGGTTGAGGCGTGGCTGCAGATTGCCAAGGAGAACGTCCCCGCCGCCGGTGGCCTGACTGCCGACGAACTGCGCGATCACCTCGCCATGACGCTGCGCGGTATGGCCGAGACGCTGGAATCCGACCAGCCGATGACGCTCGCCGAGCTCATGGACAAGGCCACCATCCATGGTGACGTGCGCTTCGACCAGCGCTACAACCTGTCCGAATTGCTGACCGAATACAGCCTGATCCGCCCGATCCTGATCGACCACGTCAACGAATTCATGGACCGCCCGATGGACGCGACGGAGATCGTCGCGCTGAACCTCTCGGTCGACGTGGCGGTGAAGCAGGGCGTGCTGGCGTTCGCCAGTCATCAGAAGGCTCAGTTGGAGGCGGGCGCCAACTCGCGTGCGAAATACCTGTCGTTCCTGTCGCACGATTTGCGTGGCGGGCTCAACGGTACGCTGTTGATGATCGAGGTGCTGCGCCGCGAGCTGAAGAACCACGAGCAGTTCGCTGAGTCTGTTCAAGACCTGGAAGCCATGCGGCGGTCGATCCTGGACACGGTCGGCACGATGGACCGCTTCCTGCACGCCGAGAAACTGCGCAACGGCAAGATTCAGCCGCGTCTCGGGCAGGTCAACCTGCACCACCTCGTCCGCGACATCGTCAGCCAGCTTTCCTGGACCGCCAAGGAAAAAGGCGTGACGGTCGAGCCGAAGCTTGATGGCGATGGCATGGTCACCAGTGATCGCGAACTGCTCGTGCTGATCGTGCAGAACCTGATGTCGAACGCGATCAAATACTGCAAGGGGCAGGTGAGCCTGACCGTCACGAAACACGACAGCGGCAACACGATTATCGCGGTCTGCGACAACGGCCCGGGCATCGCGGCCGAGTTTCTGTCGAAGATGTTCGCGCCGTACGCCCGCGGTGACACGCACGGCGAGGCCGGCAACGGTCTGGGCCTCTTCATCGCCCGCCAGTCCGCAGACCTTCTCGGAGCCAAGCTGTGGGGCGAGTCGACCGTGGGCCAGGGCAGCCGGTTTTATGTGGAGATTCCGGAACCGAAGGCTGTCGCCATGGCGTAG
- the flhF gene encoding flagellar biosynthesis protein FlhF gives MNLQTFKAQTMAEALSQVKTAMGHDAVILHTRTFVTRQWLGLRRREMVEITAGKGLNVGERSARRAAQTPRVATTVGAGTYSRQTLLNGPAAVLATARAPETSPRQNFLDSPAAGNAAIHGITQDMGSLKAMVADLVKQTRAAGAPQVPEDLLEYYTQMVGNQVAEELAADVLKTIQRQSRPEMLQNGEFVREKIAEQLEKLIPTSGGIRRTKTVGPHIVALIGPTGVGKTTTLAKLAANLKLRERHKVGLITLDTYRIAAVDQLRKYADIIGSPLRVVSTGDELREAIASMDDCEYILIDTAGRSPRDAMKLNELKGLLAVAEPDEVHLVLTATASADSVQMAITKFSEVRVDKIIFTKLDEAAHVGVVLNAVRKVNKGLSYITTGQDVPDDIEVGRGRRLAQMILGN, from the coding sequence ATGAATCTGCAGACCTTCAAAGCACAAACGATGGCCGAGGCGCTGTCGCAGGTGAAGACGGCGATGGGGCACGACGCCGTCATCCTTCACACGCGCACCTTCGTGACGCGGCAATGGCTAGGACTTAGACGCCGCGAGATGGTGGAGATTACGGCGGGCAAGGGGCTGAACGTCGGCGAGCGCTCTGCCCGCCGTGCCGCCCAGACGCCGCGCGTGGCGACGACGGTGGGGGCCGGCACTTATTCCCGTCAAACCTTGCTGAACGGGCCGGCCGCGGTGCTGGCGACGGCCCGCGCGCCTGAGACGTCGCCGCGGCAGAACTTCCTGGACTCGCCCGCCGCGGGCAACGCGGCCATTCACGGCATTACGCAGGACATGGGTTCGCTGAAGGCGATGGTCGCCGACCTCGTCAAGCAGACCCGCGCTGCCGGCGCGCCGCAGGTGCCCGAGGACTTGCTGGAGTACTACACGCAGATGGTGGGCAACCAGGTGGCCGAGGAATTGGCCGCCGATGTGCTGAAGACCATCCAGCGGCAGAGCCGTCCGGAGATGCTGCAGAACGGCGAGTTCGTTCGCGAGAAGATCGCCGAGCAACTGGAGAAGCTGATCCCCACGTCCGGCGGCATTCGCAGGACGAAGACGGTGGGGCCGCACATCGTCGCGCTCATCGGCCCCACGGGCGTCGGCAAGACGACCACGCTGGCGAAGCTGGCGGCCAACCTGAAGCTGCGCGAGCGGCACAAGGTGGGGCTCATCACGCTCGACACCTACCGCATTGCCGCCGTCGACCAGTTGCGCAAGTACGCCGACATCATCGGCAGCCCGCTGCGCGTGGTGAGCACCGGCGACGAGCTGCGCGAGGCGATCGCGAGCATGGACGACTGCGAGTACATCCTGATCGACACCGCCGGCCGCAGCCCGCGCGACGCGATGAAGCTGAACGAGCTGAAGGGCCTGTTGGCCGTCGCCGAGCCCGACGAGGTCCACCTCGTGCTGACCGCCACCGCCAGCGCCGATTCGGTGCAGATGGCGATCACGAAGTTCAGCGAGGTGCGCGTCGACAAGATCATCTTCACGAAGCTCGACGAGGCCGCGCATGTGGGTGTCGTGCTGAACGCCGTGCGCAAGGTGAACAAGGGCCTGTCGTACATCACCACGGGCCAGGACGTTCCGGACGACATTGAGGTCGGCCGCGGGCGTCGGTTGGCTCAGATGATCCTGGGGAACTAG
- a CDS encoding MinD/ParA family protein, which yields MMMDQATHLRSMMGTRKRATVIAITSGKGGVGKSNISVNLAVQFAAAGKKVVLLDADLGLANADVLCNVDLPANLSHVLSRRRELRDVLFDAPGGFKMIGGASGLARMADLSDDDRERIVAAMAEMEESSDIILIDTGAGISPNVLAFTRAADHVLVVTTPEPTAITDAYAVIKVLSRQYALPEEDQRRVSLLVNQVQSSVEAKIVHDRIAKVARQFLGVPVLDAGYVMDDEQVPMSVRKRIPFTLAAPKCSASQCIAQLAMRLEKGVSNRSERGGFFNRMGKWFKR from the coding sequence ATGATGATGGACCAAGCCACGCACCTGCGCTCGATGATGGGCACGCGCAAGCGCGCCACGGTGATCGCGATCACCAGCGGCAAGGGTGGCGTAGGCAAGAGCAACATCTCGGTGAACCTGGCCGTGCAGTTCGCGGCCGCGGGCAAGAAGGTCGTCCTGCTGGACGCCGACCTTGGCCTGGCCAACGCCGACGTGCTGTGCAACGTCGATCTGCCGGCCAACCTCTCGCACGTGCTGTCGCGCCGCAGGGAGCTGCGCGACGTGCTGTTCGACGCGCCCGGCGGATTCAAGATGATCGGTGGCGCGTCCGGCCTGGCCCGCATGGCCGACCTGTCGGACGACGACCGCGAGCGCATCGTCGCCGCGATGGCGGAGATGGAGGAAAGCTCCGACATCATCCTGATCGACACCGGCGCCGGCATCAGCCCCAACGTCCTGGCCTTCACCCGGGCGGCCGACCATGTACTGGTCGTTACCACGCCCGAACCGACCGCCATCACCGACGCCTATGCGGTCATCAAGGTGCTCAGCCGCCAGTACGCGTTGCCGGAAGAAGACCAGCGGCGAGTCAGCCTGCTGGTGAACCAGGTGCAGTCGTCGGTGGAAGCAAAGATCGTCCACGACCGCATCGCGAAGGTCGCAAGGCAGTTCCTCGGCGTGCCCGTGCTGGATGCCGGCTACGTGATGGATGACGAACAGGTGCCGATGAGCGTGCGGAAGCGAATCCCCTTCACGCTTGCCGCCCCCAAGTGCTCGGCCAGCCAGTGCATCGCCCAGTTGGCGATGCGATTGGAGAAGGGCGTCTCCAACCGCAGCGAACGCGGCGGGTTCTTTAATCGTATGGGTAAGTGGTTCAAGAGATAA
- a CDS encoding 30S ribosomal protein S1, whose translation MDADVDSAVGLALGDAANDLNKLIQGDEVQDFTPGAIIKGKVSGMSGDDFVVELGLKSEGVLERSEFDEPENVTVGTEVRVLLEDVEGDTGLVKISKRKADRIINWEAIMKSKKEGDPVSGKVTKKIKGGLLVDIGVPVFLPASQVDIRRPGEISDWIGRTIDAVILKIDEERRNIVISRRKMIEQQREDMKRKTLEGINVGDVRKGVVKNIADFGAFIDLGGIDGLLHITDMSWGRINHPSEMLKIDQEIEIKVLSVDKDKEKIALGLKQKDASPWENIESKYAIGSSHEAQVVNIMSYGAFCKLEEGVEGLVHISEMSWTKRINHPSEVVAQDQMVKVKVLEINKDKQEISLGMKQVEENPWERVAEKYPPGSVVEGKIRNIANYGAFVEIEEGIDGLLHVSDLSWTKKVGHPSEVLKKGESVQAVVLSVDQEKQRIALGLKQMQEDPWTTVIPANYRPGMVVKGHVTKIANFGVFVELEPGLEGLLHISEISDQKVEKPEDNLKVNQEVDVKILRVDSDERKIGLSLKRAQWAQEEEKREEVRSQRADRKGLRGGLEDVGGTTGLGNLKF comes from the coding sequence ATGGACGCTGACGTCGACTCGGCCGTGGGCTTGGCCCTCGGCGATGCCGCCAACGATCTGAACAAGCTCATTCAAGGCGACGAGGTCCAAGACTTCACGCCCGGCGCGATCATCAAGGGCAAGGTCTCGGGCATGAGCGGCGACGACTTCGTCGTCGAACTGGGCCTTAAGAGCGAAGGCGTCCTCGAACGCAGCGAGTTCGACGAACCCGAGAACGTCACCGTCGGCACCGAGGTTCGCGTGCTGCTGGAGGACGTGGAAGGCGACACCGGTCTGGTGAAGATCAGCAAGCGCAAGGCTGATCGCATCATCAACTGGGAAGCCATCATGAAGAGCAAGAAGGAAGGCGACCCGGTCAGCGGCAAGGTGACCAAGAAGATCAAGGGTGGCCTGCTGGTCGACATCGGCGTGCCGGTCTTCCTGCCAGCCAGCCAGGTCGACATCCGCCGTCCGGGCGAGATTTCCGACTGGATCGGTCGCACGATCGACGCGGTCATCCTCAAGATCGACGAGGAGCGTCGCAACATCGTCATCAGCCGCCGCAAGATGATCGAGCAGCAGCGCGAGGACATGAAGCGCAAGACGCTCGAGGGCATCAACGTCGGCGACGTCCGCAAGGGCGTGGTCAAGAACATCGCCGACTTCGGCGCGTTCATCGACCTGGGCGGCATCGACGGCCTGCTGCACATCACCGACATGTCCTGGGGCCGCATCAACCACCCCAGCGAGATGCTCAAGATCGACCAGGAGATCGAGATCAAGGTCCTCTCGGTCGACAAGGACAAGGAGAAGATCGCGCTGGGCCTGAAGCAGAAGGACGCCAGCCCGTGGGAGAACATCGAGAGCAAGTACGCGATCGGCAGCAGCCACGAGGCGCAGGTCGTCAACATCATGTCCTACGGCGCGTTCTGCAAGCTTGAGGAAGGCGTCGAGGGCCTCGTGCACATCTCCGAGATGTCCTGGACCAAGCGCATCAACCACCCGAGCGAGGTCGTCGCTCAGGACCAGATGGTCAAGGTGAAGGTGCTCGAGATCAACAAGGACAAGCAGGAGATCAGCCTCGGCATGAAGCAGGTCGAGGAGAACCCGTGGGAACGGGTTGCCGAGAAGTACCCGCCCGGCTCGGTCGTCGAGGGCAAGATCCGCAACATCGCCAACTACGGCGCGTTCGTCGAGATCGAGGAAGGCATCGACGGCCTGCTGCACGTCAGCGATTTGTCGTGGACCAAGAAGGTCGGTCACCCGTCCGAAGTGCTCAAGAAGGGCGAATCGGTACAGGCGGTCGTGCTGTCGGTCGACCAGGAGAAGCAGCGCATCGCCTTGGGCCTCAAGCAGATGCAGGAAGATCCGTGGACCACGGTCATCCCCGCCAACTACCGTCCGGGCATGGTCGTCAAGGGCCACGTCACGAAGATCGCCAACTTCGGCGTGTTCGTGGAGTTGGAACCGGGCCTGGAAGGTCTGCTGCACATCTCGGAAATCTCCGACCAGAAGGTCGAGAAGCCCGAGGACAACCTGAAGGTCAATCAGGAGGTCGACGTGAAGATCCTGCGCGTCGACAGCGACGAGCGCAAGATCGGCCTGTCGCTCAAGCGTGCACAATGGGCCCAGGAAGAGGAGAAGCGCGAGGAGGTGCGTTCGCAGCGTGCCGACCGCAAGGGTCTGCGTGGTGGCCTTGAGGACGTCGGTGGCACCACCGGCTTGGGCAACCTGAAGTTCTAA
- a CDS encoding peptide chain release factor 3, giving the protein MYEEAIARRRTFAIISHPDAGKTTLTEKLLLYGGAIQLAGSVTARKQQRAATSDWMELERQRGISVSSTVLQFEYRDKVINLLDTPGHRDFSEDTYRVLTAVDAAVMVIDAAKGIEDQTRKLFEVCRRSGIPIFTFINKLDRPTRDLLGLMDELESVLGIAAVAVNWPLGTGPDFKGILDRARQQVHLFERTPSGAYRAPVKVAGIDDAVVRDALSPDAYAAARDELAMLDGAGTVFDREAFLGGRQTLVCFGSAFNNFGVQAFLDAFVDESPPPAGRPTAMGTIEPNAPHFSGFVFKIQANMDPRHRDRIAFVRIVSGEFERDMSVKIVRTGKNIRLSSTHKLFGREREIIDRAFAGDVIGVVGHADLRIGDTLSTGLKEGFNQIPSFAPECFAYLHCEKADRAKQFREGVEQLAQEGVVQLMYRYDSTSRVPLMAAVGVLQFDVVRFRLQAEYGVETRVESAPWETLRWLTAPEDAGKLADATLPSGTSLVVDANRRPALVFESTWGMRYFEKNFPDVKLSDILANIPAAAGV; this is encoded by the coding sequence ATGTACGAAGAGGCGATTGCCCGCCGCCGGACGTTTGCGATCATTTCGCACCCCGACGCCGGCAAGACCACGCTCACCGAGAAGCTGTTGCTGTACGGTGGCGCGATCCAGTTGGCGGGCTCGGTAACGGCCCGCAAGCAGCAGCGCGCCGCGACCAGCGACTGGATGGAACTGGAACGGCAGCGCGGCATCTCGGTCAGCTCGACCGTGCTGCAGTTCGAGTATCGCGATAAGGTCATCAACCTGCTCGACACGCCAGGCCACCGCGACTTTTCGGAAGACACCTATCGCGTCCTGACCGCGGTCGATGCCGCCGTCATGGTGATCGACGCCGCCAAGGGCATTGAGGACCAGACGCGCAAGCTGTTCGAGGTCTGCCGGCGCAGCGGCATCCCCATCTTCACATTTATCAACAAGTTGGACCGCCCCACCCGCGATCTGCTCGGGCTGATGGATGAACTGGAGAGCGTGCTGGGCATAGCCGCGGTGGCCGTCAATTGGCCGCTGGGCACCGGGCCGGATTTCAAGGGCATTCTGGACCGCGCACGGCAGCAGGTTCACCTGTTCGAGCGCACGCCCAGCGGCGCGTACCGCGCGCCGGTGAAGGTGGCGGGCATCGATGACGCCGTCGTGCGTGACGCCCTCAGCCCTGACGCCTATGCGGCCGCGCGCGACGAATTGGCTATGCTGGACGGGGCCGGAACCGTTTTCGACCGTGAGGCGTTCCTGGGTGGCCGCCAGACGCTGGTCTGCTTCGGCAGCGCGTTCAACAACTTCGGCGTGCAGGCGTTCCTCGACGCGTTCGTGGATGAATCCCCCCCACCGGCCGGTCGACCGACGGCCATGGGCACGATCGAGCCCAACGCGCCGCACTTCAGTGGGTTCGTCTTCAAGATCCAGGCCAACATGGACCCGCGGCACCGCGACCGCATCGCGTTCGTGCGCATCGTGTCCGGCGAGTTCGAGCGCGACATGTCCGTGAAGATCGTGCGCACGGGCAAGAACATTCGCCTGTCCAGCACACACAAATTGTTCGGCCGCGAGCGCGAGATCATCGACCGAGCGTTCGCCGGTGACGTGATCGGCGTCGTCGGGCACGCCGACCTGCGCATCGGTGACACGCTCTCCACCGGTTTGAAGGAGGGCTTCAACCAGATCCCCAGCTTCGCGCCCGAGTGCTTCGCCTACCTGCACTGCGAGAAGGCCGATCGCGCCAAGCAGTTCCGCGAGGGCGTCGAACAGTTGGCGCAGGAAGGCGTGGTGCAGCTGATGTACCGCTACGACAGCACCTCGCGCGTGCCGCTGATGGCCGCGGTGGGTGTGCTGCAGTTCGACGTGGTGCGCTTCCGCCTGCAGGCCGAATACGGCGTGGAGACGCGCGTGGAGTCGGCGCCGTGGGAAACCCTGCGTTGGCTCACTGCACCCGAAGACGCAGGAAAGCTGGCCGACGCCACGTTACCGTCCGGAACAAGCCTGGTGGTGGATGCGAATCGCCGGCCGGCCCTGGTGTTCGAGTCGACCTGGGGAATGCGGTACTTCGAGAAGAACTTCCCGGACGTGAAGCTGTCCGACATCCTCGCCAACATCCCCGCGGCCGCGGGGGTTTGA
- a CDS encoding FliA/WhiG family RNA polymerase sigma factor gives MAKAVIALKSTPSKRDIKEVWGDYKQNKTEPLRNILMEHYLHLVRYNAERIHVKLPDEVELDDLMSAGIFGLMDAINAYDLDRGVKFETYCAPRIRGAILDELRSMDWVPRLVRSRAHKLDGASKQLETELGRAPTSEEVAKRLQVPMAEYDKMAKDASAVGLVSLSRKWFETDSNKDVREIDVLEDKRGADPVREIQRKDLKELITKGLSRAERLIIILYYFEEMTMKEIGATLDLSESRVSQMHSSILARLKAQMADRRKEFQQATAV, from the coding sequence ATGGCCAAAGCAGTAATAGCCCTGAAATCGACGCCCTCGAAGCGCGACATCAAGGAAGTGTGGGGCGACTACAAGCAGAACAAGACCGAGCCGTTGCGCAACATCCTGATGGAGCATTACCTCCACCTGGTGCGTTACAACGCCGAGCGGATCCACGTCAAACTCCCCGATGAGGTCGAGCTGGACGATTTGATGTCGGCCGGCATCTTCGGCCTGATGGACGCGATCAACGCCTACGATCTCGATCGCGGCGTGAAGTTCGAGACCTACTGCGCCCCGCGCATAAGGGGCGCGATCCTGGATGAACTTCGCAGCATGGACTGGGTGCCGCGCCTCGTGCGTAGCCGCGCCCACAAGCTCGACGGCGCCAGCAAGCAACTCGAGACGGAGCTGGGCCGTGCGCCGACCAGCGAAGAGGTCGCCAAGCGTCTGCAGGTGCCAATGGCCGAGTACGATAAGATGGCCAAGGACGCCTCGGCCGTCGGCCTGGTCAGCCTGAGCCGCAAGTGGTTCGAGACCGACAGCAACAAGGACGTGCGCGAGATCGACGTGCTGGAAGACAAGCGCGGCGCCGACCCGGTCCGCGAGATCCAGCGGAAGGACCTGAAGGAACTGATCACGAAGGGTCTGTCGCGGGCCGAGCGGCTGATCATCATCCTGTACTACTTCGAAGAGATGACGATGAAGGAGATCGGCGCCACGCTCGATCTGAGCGAGAGCCGCGTGAGCCAGATGCACAGCAGCATCCTGGCCCGGTTAAAGGCCCAGATGGCCGACCGCCGCAAGGAATTCCAACAGGCGACGGCGGTGTAG
- a CDS encoding MotA/TolQ/ExbB proton channel family protein, with protein MFNDNLMSFAVPRGSIPLAEATSFWQLVVTSIKASSAIENAILLLLLICSIASWGIVLWKLKVLREAWAGNQQMAEAFVAATDPAALNGKAGAMAASPNVIIYQAAQDAVRDAGGTRGASNGRLTAGGNPLMAKRGIEERVQMAMEHTSRSAFTRMHRGMDILASIASSTPFIGLFGTVLGIMHTFQVLGTAKSASLNVVAPGIAAALIATAAGLAVAIPAVFAYNWLTARMDELQEQADMFIESLGQWFVGTGLFKHAPEVNHQSHEATDPVIVGEGAHVPGSRE; from the coding sequence TTGTTCAACGATAACCTGATGTCATTCGCGGTCCCACGGGGTTCGATTCCGCTGGCCGAGGCCACGTCGTTCTGGCAGCTCGTGGTGACGTCGATCAAGGCGTCGAGCGCGATCGAGAACGCCATCCTGCTGTTGCTGTTGATCTGCTCGATCGCGTCGTGGGGCATCGTTTTATGGAAGCTGAAGGTGCTGCGTGAGGCGTGGGCCGGCAATCAACAGATGGCCGAGGCGTTCGTTGCCGCGACCGACCCGGCGGCGCTTAACGGTAAGGCCGGCGCGATGGCGGCGTCACCCAACGTCATCATCTACCAGGCCGCCCAAGACGCCGTTCGCGATGCCGGCGGCACCCGTGGCGCGTCCAACGGTCGGCTGACGGCCGGTGGCAATCCGCTGATGGCCAAGCGGGGGATCGAGGAACGCGTGCAGATGGCGATGGAGCACACGAGCCGCAGCGCGTTCACGCGCATGCACCGCGGGATGGACATCCTGGCCTCGATCGCCAGCTCGACGCCGTTCATCGGCCTGTTCGGCACGGTGCTGGGCATTATGCACACGTTCCAGGTGCTGGGCACCGCCAAGAGCGCGAGCCTGAACGTCGTGGCCCCCGGCATCGCCGCCGCTTTGATCGCCACCGCCGCCGGCCTCGCCGTCGCGATCCCGGCCGTGTTTGCCTACAACTGGCTGACTGCCCGCATGGATGAACTGCAGGAGCAGGCCGACATGTTCATTGAGTCGCTCGGTCAATGGTTCGTAGGCACCGGGCTGTTCAAGCACGCGCCTGAAGTGAACCACCAGTCGCACGAAGCGACTGATCCGGTCATCGTCGGCGAAGGCGCGCACGTGCCGGGATCGCGCGAGTAG
- a CDS encoding biopolymer transporter ExbD: MGMSLGGGGGGGKGKRRRRSVAEINVTPLVDVMLVLLVIFMITAPTLKEGFSVEIPQAEATQSVAIEDARLVTVTADGHVLKPDADSDDNRYDKLSDLVADLQRYRTDTVAEQKQPVVVIVGDRNATYERIIQVWNAARSAGIGQVSFQLEPGDAPAEAQASAGKL, encoded by the coding sequence ATGGGCATGTCACTTGGCGGTGGTGGTGGCGGTGGGAAGGGCAAGCGCCGGCGGCGCAGCGTGGCGGAGATCAACGTCACGCCCCTGGTAGACGTGATGCTCGTGCTGCTGGTGATCTTCATGATCACCGCGCCTACGCTTAAGGAAGGGTTCAGCGTCGAGATTCCGCAGGCGGAAGCGACGCAATCGGTGGCGATCGAGGACGCGCGCCTGGTAACGGTGACCGCCGACGGCCACGTGCTAAAGCCCGACGCCGACTCGGACGACAATCGCTACGATAAGCTGAGCGACCTCGTCGCCGACCTGCAGCGATACCGCACCGACACCGTCGCCGAGCAGAAGCAGCCCGTGGTGGTGATCGTGGGTGACCGCAACGCGACCTACGAGCGCATCATCCAGGTCTGGAACGCCGCCCGGTCGGCCGGCATCGGTCAGGTTAGTTTTCAGTTGGAACCGGGCGACGCGCCAGCCGAGGCGCAGGCGTCGGCTGGCAAGCTCTGA